From one Caldisericaceae bacterium genomic stretch:
- a CDS encoding pyridoxal-phosphate dependent enzyme — MLMDEFVVDESVLERTIERAREKNIIIPTYEEMRNPEKIPQGIKDELKEIGLWDVHPRNLFRITWKNEPTKFGGGFNGVNYVELPKELTGVKARIFILIGKFFPTGSHKVGATFGPLVEKLVRGKFDPTRQKALWPSTGNYCRGGAFNSALLDCKAIAVLPEGMSKERFEWLKSIGAEIYATPGVESNVKEVFDKTKELKSKYPDEVVVLNQFEDFGNPVWHYAVTGPAMEEVFENNKKEGDKLTAIFLTQGSGGTLGSANYLRNKFPKIKVGAGEALQCPTLLYNGFGGHRIEGIGDKHVPWVIDVKNLDMVVDVDDEFTMHILRLFNEPKGREFLKRFVDEEIVDKLDLFGISSIANIVGAIKMAKYYETTEHDFIFTVATDSMELYQSRIHELREQYGDYSEVNATADFERYLMGISTDWMIEMTYYDKKRMHNLKYFTWVEQQGKTVEELNEQWYNEGYFIEKLESYKKWDEYIRDFNEKVGLIKKYK, encoded by the coding sequence ATGCTTATGGATGAGTTTGTTGTAGATGAAAGTGTTCTTGAGAGGACTATTGAAAGGGCAAGAGAAAAAAATATTATTATTCCTACTTACGAAGAGATGAGAAACCCAGAGAAAATCCCTCAGGGCATTAAAGACGAACTTAAAGAAATTGGTTTGTGGGATGTTCACCCTCGAAATCTATTCAGAATTACTTGGAAAAATGAACCTACCAAATTTGGCGGTGGCTTTAACGGTGTAAACTATGTTGAACTTCCAAAAGAGTTAACAGGAGTAAAAGCAAGGATTTTTATTCTCATTGGAAAGTTTTTCCCAACGGGTTCTCATAAAGTTGGTGCAACATTTGGACCACTTGTTGAAAAACTTGTAAGAGGTAAATTTGACCCAACAAGACAGAAGGCATTATGGCCATCAACTGGTAATTATTGTAGAGGTGGTGCTTTTAACTCCGCCCTACTTGATTGTAAAGCAATTGCAGTGCTTCCTGAAGGCATGTCAAAAGAAAGATTTGAATGGTTGAAAAGTATTGGTGCAGAGATCTATGCAACTCCTGGAGTTGAAAGCAACGTAAAAGAAGTATTTGATAAAACAAAAGAACTTAAGTCAAAATACCCAGATGAAGTTGTTGTGCTAAACCAGTTTGAGGATTTTGGTAATCCCGTGTGGCATTATGCTGTAACAGGCCCTGCAATGGAAGAAGTTTTTGAAAATAACAAAAAAGAGGGAGATAAACTAACCGCAATCTTTCTTACTCAAGGCTCTGGTGGAACACTTGGAAGTGCAAATTACTTAAGAAACAAGTTCCCAAAGATAAAAGTTGGTGCAGGAGAGGCTTTACAGTGCCCCACACTTCTATACAATGGTTTTGGCGGTCATAGGATTGAAGGAATCGGTGATAAACATGTCCCTTGGGTTATCGATGTGAAAAATCTTGATATGGTTGTAGATGTTGACGATGAATTCACAATGCATATACTAAGGCTCTTTAATGAACCTAAAGGTAGAGAATTCCTTAAGAGGTTTGTTGATGAAGAAATTGTTGATAAGCTCGATTTGTTTGGTATATCATCTATTGCAAATATTGTAGGTGCAATTAAAATGGCAAAATACTATGAAACGACAGAACATGACTTTATTTTCACTGTTGCAACTGATTCAATGGAGTTGTATCAATCAAGAATTCATGAATTAAGAGAACAATACGGAGATTATTCTGAAGTAAACGCAACAGCAGATTTTGAAAGATATCTCATGGGTATCTCAACGGACTGGATGATAGAGATGACCTATTACGATAAAAAGAGAATGCATAATCTTAAATACTTTACTTGGGTTGAACAGCAAGGTAAAACTGTTGAAGAGTTAAACGAACAGTGGTATAACGAAGGTTACTTTATTGAAAAACTTGAATCCTATAAAAAGTGGGATGAATACATAAGAGATTTTAACGAAAAAGTAGGATTAATAAAAAAATATAAATAA
- a CDS encoding DUF948 domain-containing protein: MALTIAVWIIAISLLVSIFAIIVFLFNMQRDLTKTLTQVDITLKELQKNVNVLSEEFQKTLKNTTDITSETKNLVKNINLFTSFNALLQPFFTKTEQNAILLRLINIAKIGFGIFQGYNFYKKFIGGKNERE, from the coding sequence ATGGCTCTTACAATTGCAGTTTGGATAATCGCAATAAGTTTATTAGTATCCATATTTGCTATCATTGTATTTTTATTTAACATGCAAAGGGATTTAACAAAAACTTTAACTCAAGTTGATATTACGCTAAAAGAGTTACAAAAAAATGTAAATGTGCTTTCAGAGGAGTTTCAAAAGACGTTAAAGAACACAACCGACATAACATCTGAAACAAAAAACCTTGTAAAAAATATAAACTTATTTACAAGTTTTAATGCACTTTTGCAACCATTTTTTACTAAAACTGAACAAAACGCAATACTTTTAAGATTAATTAATATCGCAAAAATTGGTTTTGGTATTTTTCAAGGATATAACTTTTATAAAAAATTCATAGGAGGTAAAAATGAGCGAGAATAG
- a CDS encoding YtxH domain-containing protein translates to MSENRVESFLGGFLVGALIGFALGILYAPQPGEETRKVIKEKGIEITEKVKEKGKELQKELESKTEELKEKGKEIFKKKSIEIPEEPKEQV, encoded by the coding sequence ATGAGCGAGAATAGAGTTGAGTCATTTTTAGGAGGCTTTTTAGTTGGTGCCCTTATAGGTTTTGCACTCGGTATATTGTATGCACCACAACCAGGAGAAGAAACGAGGAAAGTCATAAAAGAAAAAGGAATTGAAATTACAGAGAAGGTAAAAGAGAAAGGAAAGGAACTTCAGAAAGAATTAGAGAGCAAAACTGAAGAATTAAAAGAAAAAGGAAAAGAGATTTTTAAAAAGAAGAGTATTGAAATTCCTGAAGAACCAAAAGAGCAGGTTTAA
- a CDS encoding histidinol-phosphatase HisJ family protein, with translation MKIIEDLHVHTKYSKDSKEEPINYVNLALERGLKFLGFSDHIDLDPADKDYRYFNFELAYENYCRLKDVYGSKLEILFGSEITYQSFLNTVIEEEMQDKPYDYIIGSVHRLMGYTVSGPHGVDYFKGKDEYTAYMIYFEELLKIVEVGSFDVVGHFDVIKRYGKDFYGEFKIDKYEPIIKEILKKVIDKEMVIEINTSSFRQGFFEPYPSREIIELYAALGGKEIVLGSDAHSVKHFNMFLDNGVNILKSIFDFEVVSYNMRKKVRVSKISELFREDAYG, from the coding sequence ATGAAAATTATTGAAGACTTGCATGTGCATACAAAATACTCTAAAGACTCTAAAGAAGAGCCTATTAATTATGTTAATTTAGCTTTAGAAAGAGGCTTAAAATTCTTAGGCTTTTCTGACCATATCGATTTAGACCCAGCCGATAAAGATTACAGATATTTTAATTTTGAATTAGCATATGAAAATTATTGCAGGTTAAAAGATGTGTATGGATCAAAATTAGAAATTCTCTTCGGAAGCGAGATAACTTATCAGAGTTTTCTTAATACCGTTATTGAAGAAGAAATGCAAGATAAACCTTATGATTACATAATTGGTTCAGTGCATAGGCTCATGGGGTATACCGTTTCTGGACCACATGGAGTAGATTATTTTAAAGGTAAGGATGAATACACTGCCTATATGATTTACTTTGAAGAACTTTTGAAGATTGTTGAGGTTGGCTCTTTTGATGTTGTTGGGCATTTTGACGTTATTAAAAGATACGGAAAAGATTTTTACGGTGAATTTAAAATTGATAAATATGAACCGATTATAAAAGAAATCTTAAAGAAAGTTATAGATAAAGAAATGGTTATTGAAATTAACACTTCCTCTTTTAGACAAGGTTTTTTTGAACCGTATCCATCAAGAGAGATTATTGAGTTATACGCAGCACTTGGTGGAAAAGAAATTGTCCTTGGCTCTGATGCACATTCCGTAAAGCATTTTAATATGTTTCTTGACAATGGCGTCAATATATTAAAGAGTATTTTTGATTTTGAGGTTGTTTCATATAATATGAGAAAGAAAGTCCGAGTTTCGAAAATAAGTGAATTATTTAGGGAGGATGCTTATGGATGA
- the ispE gene encoding 4-(cytidine 5'-diphospho)-2-C-methyl-D-erythritol kinase, giving the protein MKIKAYGKLNLTLEIKGEENEFHTIESIAQKISLYDEIEIKLTKGNVDVVFFSKSIRNKVSTIDKAIELFRNKTGIKDHFVVNVHKNIPMGSGLGGGSSDAAYTLLTLNQMFNNPLTFDELLGISKDVGKDVPLFLYGSTVYMSHYGEVVEEITSLNEMYFILVHPLFHHKTKVIYDMFRKFGKFSDGNKTKALKEAIEKKNYTAKEIQNYFYNDFEIMLMETSPKFANYIKNLSSLCDLKFYLTGSGSTLFTPFNSEKDILKTKTLLEKLKINFSIAKTI; this is encoded by the coding sequence ATGAAAATAAAGGCGTATGGAAAACTTAACTTAACGCTTGAAATTAAAGGTGAAGAAAACGAATTTCACACAATCGAATCTATAGCGCAAAAAATAAGTCTATACGACGAAATTGAAATAAAACTTACAAAAGGTAATGTTGATGTTGTATTTTTCTCAAAATCAATTAGAAACAAGGTTTCAACAATTGATAAGGCTATAGAACTATTTAGAAATAAAACAGGAATTAAAGACCACTTTGTTGTTAATGTTCACAAAAATATTCCCATGGGAAGTGGTTTGGGAGGAGGAAGTTCAGATGCTGCGTATACACTTCTTACCTTAAATCAAATGTTTAATAATCCGTTAACATTCGATGAACTTCTTGGTATTTCTAAAGATGTTGGAAAAGACGTTCCTCTATTCTTATATGGAAGCACCGTTTATATGTCTCACTATGGTGAGGTTGTTGAGGAAATTACCAGTTTAAATGAAATGTATTTTATATTGGTGCATCCCCTTTTTCATCACAAAACAAAAGTTATTTATGATATGTTTAGGAAGTTTGGAAAATTTTCCGACGGCAACAAAACCAAAGCATTAAAAGAAGCAATTGAAAAGAAAAACTACACAGCCAAAGAGATCCAAAACTATTTTTATAATGATTTTGAAATTATGTTGATGGAGACTTCTCCAAAATTTGCAAATTATATAAAAAATCTTTCATCTTTATGTGATTTAAAATTCTATTTAACTGGTTCTGGTTCAACTCTATTTACACCTTTCAACTCTGAAAAAGATATTCTAAAAACAAAAACTCTTTTGGAAAAACTAAAGATAAACTTTAGTATTGCAAAAACTATATAG
- the pepV gene encoding dipeptidase PepV, which produces MEKFIEENFELLVKITQEIIQIPSVEGKSELDAPFGREVKKALDYALNKSEELGFKVQNFDNMVGYAEFGEGNEVISVLGHLDVVPEGNGWIYPPFSGEIHDGKIYGRGAIDDKGPTMASLFALYAIKETKQPISKRVRIVFGTNEETGWKCMEHLKKVSKDPLIGFAPDAEFPLINREKGILNVTLRKDFENKNNNVYIIGGFRPNMVPDYAEAVFNGDVQKIKIQDGIDFVGNKVIAHGKSAHGSLPEQGVNAIVKLSEAIVDSVEGKEVKDVINFILDKVSYSVYGEKMGIDFSDELSGKLTMNLGVIEISESYATLTFNIRYPITDKKERIIEGFEKAAALYGLKVHEFRNQNPLYVKEDTPLVQTLLKVYEETTGRKPYTLAIGGGTYARAMDLGVAFGPTFEEMEKVEHMANEYIELEHLKKVAKIYAKAIYELAK; this is translated from the coding sequence ATGGAAAAATTTATTGAAGAAAACTTTGAACTGCTTGTAAAAATTACCCAAGAAATTATTCAAATACCGAGCGTAGAGGGTAAAAGTGAGTTAGATGCACCCTTTGGAAGAGAAGTAAAGAAAGCATTAGATTATGCTCTTAACAAATCTGAAGAGTTAGGTTTTAAGGTACAAAACTTTGACAACATGGTAGGTTATGCAGAATTTGGTGAAGGTAATGAAGTGATAAGTGTGCTTGGGCATCTAGATGTTGTCCCTGAAGGAAACGGCTGGATTTACCCTCCTTTTAGCGGAGAAATTCACGATGGAAAAATCTATGGAAGAGGCGCAATTGATGATAAAGGACCAACAATGGCAAGTTTATTTGCTCTGTATGCAATAAAAGAGACTAAACAACCCATCTCAAAAAGAGTAAGAATTGTCTTTGGCACAAACGAGGAGACTGGTTGGAAATGCATGGAGCATCTTAAGAAAGTCTCAAAAGATCCTCTTATAGGTTTTGCTCCGGATGCAGAATTTCCGCTCATAAATAGAGAAAAAGGTATTTTAAATGTAACTTTAAGAAAAGATTTTGAAAATAAGAACAACAACGTATACATAATAGGTGGCTTCCGACCAAATATGGTGCCAGACTATGCAGAAGCAGTATTTAACGGAGATGTACAAAAAATAAAGATACAAGACGGCATTGATTTTGTTGGAAACAAAGTTATTGCACATGGTAAATCGGCACACGGTTCACTTCCAGAGCAGGGAGTAAATGCAATTGTGAAATTATCCGAGGCTATTGTAGATAGTGTAGAAGGAAAAGAAGTTAAAGACGTTATCAATTTCATCTTGGATAAAGTGTCTTACAGTGTGTATGGTGAAAAAATGGGGATTGATTTTTCTGATGAATTATCTGGAAAGCTTACGATGAACCTTGGCGTAATTGAAATAAGTGAAAGTTATGCAACTTTAACCTTCAATATAAGATACCCCATTACTGATAAAAAAGAGCGTATTATAGAAGGCTTTGAAAAAGCAGCTGCACTATACGGCTTAAAAGTGCACGAATTTCGCAATCAAAATCCACTTTATGTAAAAGAAGATACTCCACTTGTGCAAACACTTCTAAAAGTCTACGAGGAAACAACAGGTAGAAAACCTTACACCCTTGCAATAGGCGGAGGCACCTATGCAAGAGCAATGGATTTGGGAGTTGCCTTTGGTCCCACGTTTGAAGAAATGGAAAAGGTAGAGCACATGGCAAACGAGTATATTGAATTAGAACATCTTAAGAAAGTTGCCAAAATATACGCCAAAGCAATTTATGAACTTGCAAAATAA
- a CDS encoding OsmC family protein: MGNITKVELKQAYGLTMIARANSNHWIVMDGEEKFNGHLAAARPMEVFLMGLAGCTGMDVISILDKMKVNYRDFRIEIEAERAEQHPKVYTKIHIKYIVYGDVPEDKFVTAIELSKTKYCSAQAMLSKAAEITSSYEIIK, from the coding sequence ATGGGTAATATAACAAAAGTCGAATTAAAGCAAGCCTACGGCTTAACAATGATTGCTAGGGCAAATTCAAACCATTGGATTGTAATGGATGGAGAAGAAAAATTTAATGGGCATCTTGCCGCAGCAAGACCAATGGAAGTCTTTTTAATGGGACTTGCAGGGTGCACTGGGATGGATGTCATCTCTATCCTTGATAAAATGAAAGTAAATTACAGAGATTTTAGAATTGAGATAGAAGCAGAAAGAGCCGAACAACACCCAAAGGTTTATACAAAAATTCACATTAAATATATCGTCTATGGAGATGTACCTGAAGATAAATTTGTTACAGCAATTGAACTTTCAAAGACGAAGTATTGTTCTGCTCAGGCAATGCTTTCAAAAGCAGCCGAAATTAC